The proteins below are encoded in one region of Vannielia litorea:
- a CDS encoding C4-dicarboxylate TRAP transporter substrate-binding protein gives MHMMTKVAVAALMTAGIAGEAAATEWNVSVWGKRRAFTEHIEKIAELVSEKTGGEFTMNISYGGLSKNTENLDGIQIGAFEMAQICAGYHPDKNPSLTVLELPFLGVNSLEMETEVSMKLYEHPAVQDDLARWNATLLMPSPMPQYNIAGVGDAPKTLADFKGLSVRATGGIGSAMETVGAVPTSVTSEEARQAMDSGVVKAVAFAPHAHMSFGTIEPAKWWTTNLNPGTVNCPVVVNTDALAALTDAEREALLGSVEEALAYYIDFYNNETMAKWGPLLEEKGVEQITYSDEALKEFRAAAAGPIAAQWVEDNAAKGLPAQELLDLVTGVIGGGS, from the coding sequence ATGCACATGATGACGAAGGTGGCCGTGGCCGCCCTGATGACTGCCGGAATCGCTGGCGAGGCCGCGGCGACGGAGTGGAACGTTTCGGTTTGGGGCAAGCGCCGCGCCTTCACCGAACACATCGAGAAGATTGCCGAGCTGGTGAGCGAAAAGACCGGCGGCGAGTTCACCATGAACATCAGCTACGGCGGCCTGTCGAAGAACACCGAAAATCTCGACGGTATCCAGATCGGCGCCTTCGAGATGGCCCAGATCTGCGCCGGCTACCACCCCGACAAGAACCCCTCGCTCACGGTTCTCGAGCTGCCCTTCCTCGGCGTGAACTCGCTGGAGATGGAAACCGAGGTGTCGATGAAGCTCTATGAGCACCCGGCGGTGCAGGACGATCTCGCCCGCTGGAACGCGACGCTGCTGATGCCCTCGCCGATGCCGCAGTACAACATTGCCGGGGTGGGTGACGCGCCCAAGACCCTGGCCGACTTCAAGGGCCTCTCGGTGCGCGCCACCGGCGGGATCGGCTCTGCCATGGAGACCGTCGGCGCGGTGCCCACCTCGGTGACCTCCGAAGAGGCTCGCCAGGCGATGGACTCGGGCGTGGTGAAGGCAGTGGCCTTCGCGCCGCACGCGCACATGAGCTTCGGCACCATCGAGCCCGCAAAGTGGTGGACCACCAACCTCAACCCCGGCACCGTCAACTGCCCCGTGGTGGTGAACACCGATGCGCTGGCCGCCCTCACGGATGCCGAGCGTGAGGCTCTGCTCGGGTCGGTGGAAGAGGCCCTCGCCTATTACATCGACTTCTACAACAACGAGACGATGGCCAAGTGGGGCCCGCTGCTGGAGGAAAAGGGGGTCGAGCAGATCACCTATTCCGACGAGGCGCTGAAGGAGTTCCGCGCCGCGGCCGCCGGGCCGATCGCGGCCCAGTGGGTCGAGGACAACGCCGCCAAGGGCCTGCCCGCCCAGGAGCTGCTGGACCTCGTGACCGGCGTGATCGGCGGTGGAAGCTGA
- a CDS encoding metal ABC transporter substrate-binding protein: MRSLKALLVAALALSPLPALAEKFRVATTFTVIADMARNVTGDAAEVVSVTPPGAEIHNYAPTPRDILAARDADLILWNGLNLELWFEKFFRNLGEVPAAVVSEGVEPMGITSGPYDGKPNPHAWMALSSALIYVDNIAAAMSEHDPANASTYAANAEAYKARIAATIAPIREEILALPEEQRWLVSSEGAFSYLARDYGLKELYLWPINADQQGTPQQVRAVIDTIREHEIATIFSESTISDKPARQVARETGAHYGGVLYVDSLTEADGPVPTYLDLLRVTSQTILDGLKEGNS, encoded by the coding sequence ATGCGCAGCCTGAAGGCCCTGCTTGTCGCGGCCCTGGCGCTCTCGCCGCTGCCCGCCCTGGCCGAGAAGTTCCGGGTGGCCACCACCTTCACCGTCATCGCCGACATGGCCCGCAACGTGACCGGTGATGCGGCCGAAGTGGTCTCTGTCACCCCGCCCGGTGCCGAAATTCACAATTACGCGCCCACCCCGCGCGACATCCTCGCCGCGCGCGATGCCGACCTGATCCTGTGGAACGGGCTCAACCTCGAACTCTGGTTCGAGAAGTTCTTTCGAAACCTGGGCGAGGTGCCCGCCGCCGTGGTGAGCGAGGGCGTGGAGCCGATGGGCATCACCTCCGGCCCCTACGACGGCAAGCCCAACCCCCACGCCTGGATGGCGCTCAGCTCGGCGCTGATCTACGTCGACAACATCGCCGCCGCGATGTCCGAGCACGACCCGGCGAACGCCTCGACCTATGCCGCCAACGCCGAGGCCTACAAGGCACGGATCGCGGCCACCATCGCGCCGATCCGCGAAGAAATCCTCGCCTTGCCCGAAGAGCAGCGCTGGCTGGTCAGCTCGGAGGGCGCATTCTCCTATCTGGCCCGCGACTACGGGCTGAAGGAGCTCTATCTCTGGCCGATCAACGCCGACCAGCAGGGCACGCCCCAGCAGGTGCGCGCGGTGATCGACACGATCCGCGAGCACGAGATCGCCACGATCTTCTCGGAGAGCACCATCTCCGACAAGCCCGCCCGGCAGGTGGCCCGCGAGACCGGGGCGCATTACGGAGGCGTGCTCTACGTCGACAGCCTGACCGAGGCCGATGGGCCCGTGCCCACCTACCTTGACCTTCTGCGCGTCACGTCCCAGACCATTCTCGACGGTCTCAAAGAGGGCAATTCATGA
- a CDS encoding manganese/iron ABC transporter ATP-binding protein: MSLATEPHEVFEPGTAEAGAGLKVEDITVSYRNGHTALRNASFEIPRGTITALVGVNGAGKSTLFKAIMGFLRLAAGEIRVLGLPVREALKRNLVAYVPQAEEVDWAFPVLVEDVVMMGRYGHMGFLRRARAADRQAVTEALARVGMESFRHRQIGELSGGQRKRVFLARALAQEGQVILLDEPFTGVDVTTEEEIIGLLRELRDEGRVMLVSTHNLGSVPEFCDRTVLVKGTVLGFGPTSTTFTSENLEEAFGGVLRHFVLGGSDLHDDDDTRHITVITDDERPFVMYQDQPEPPSETSHKDGEAKP; encoded by the coding sequence ATGAGCCTGGCCACCGAGCCTCACGAGGTCTTCGAGCCCGGCACCGCAGAGGCGGGGGCCGGGCTCAAGGTCGAAGACATCACGGTCAGCTACCGCAACGGCCATACCGCGCTGCGCAACGCCAGCTTCGAGATCCCCAGGGGGACGATCACCGCCCTGGTGGGGGTGAACGGCGCGGGCAAATCCACGCTGTTCAAGGCGATCATGGGCTTTCTGCGACTGGCGGCAGGCGAGATCCGCGTGCTCGGCCTGCCGGTGCGCGAGGCGCTCAAGCGCAATCTCGTGGCCTATGTGCCCCAGGCCGAAGAGGTCGACTGGGCCTTTCCCGTGCTGGTCGAAGACGTGGTGATGATGGGCCGCTACGGCCACATGGGCTTTCTGCGCCGCGCCCGCGCCGCCGACCGGCAGGCGGTGACGGAGGCGCTCGCGCGTGTGGGCATGGAGAGCTTCCGCCACCGCCAGATCGGCGAGCTCTCCGGCGGGCAGCGCAAGCGGGTGTTCCTTGCCCGCGCGCTGGCGCAGGAGGGGCAGGTGATCCTGCTCGACGAACCCTTCACCGGCGTCGACGTGACCACCGAGGAAGAGATCATCGGCCTCCTGCGCGAGCTGCGCGACGAAGGCCGGGTGATGCTTGTCTCCACCCACAACCTCGGATCGGTGCCAGAGTTCTGCGACCGCACCGTGCTGGTCAAGGGCACCGTGCTGGGCTTCGGCCCCACCTCGACGACCTTCACCAGCGAAAACCTCGAGGAGGCCTTCGGCGGCGTGCTGCGCCACTTCGTGCTCGGCGGCTCCGACCTGCACGACGATGACGACACCCGCCACATCACGGTCATCACCGACGATGAGCGGCCCTTCGTCATGTACCAGGATCAGCCCGAACCCCCCTCCGAAACCAGCCACAAGGACGGTGAGGCCAAGCCGTGA
- a CDS encoding metal ABC transporter permease encodes MTNAMWVSALVGCVCAFLSAFLMLKGWSLIGDALSHAIVPGVAGAYMLGLPFALGAFLSGGLAAGAMLFLNQRTGLKEDAIIGLIFTSFFGLGLFMVSVSPVPVDIQTITLGNILAITPEDTLQLAIIGVVTLAILTAKWRDLMVTFFDENHARSIGLNTGGLRILFFTLLAASTVAALQTVGAFLVISMVVTPGATAYLLTDRFHRLIWLSVLIGAGTGFFGAYISYFLNGATGGVIVLLQVALFLAAFFLAPRHGLLAARRRAREALE; translated from the coding sequence ATGACCAACGCCATGTGGGTCTCGGCCCTCGTCGGCTGCGTCTGCGCCTTTCTCTCGGCGTTCCTGATGCTGAAGGGCTGGTCGCTCATCGGCGATGCGCTCTCCCATGCCATCGTGCCCGGCGTCGCCGGGGCCTACATGCTCGGCCTGCCGTTTGCCCTGGGCGCCTTTCTCTCGGGAGGGCTGGCGGCCGGGGCAATGCTCTTCCTCAACCAGCGGACCGGCCTGAAGGAAGACGCGATCATCGGCCTGATCTTCACCAGCTTCTTCGGGCTCGGGCTCTTCATGGTTTCGGTCTCGCCGGTGCCGGTCGACATCCAGACCATCACGCTGGGCAACATCCTCGCCATCACGCCCGAGGACACGCTGCAGCTCGCCATCATCGGCGTGGTGACGCTGGCGATCCTCACCGCCAAGTGGCGCGACCTGATGGTGACCTTCTTCGATGAAAACCACGCCCGCTCCATCGGCCTCAACACCGGCGGGCTGCGCATCCTCTTCTTCACCCTGCTCGCCGCCTCCACCGTGGCCGCGCTGCAAACCGTGGGGGCGTTTCTCGTCATCTCCATGGTGGTCACTCCCGGCGCCACCGCCTACCTGCTGACAGACCGCTTTCACCGCCTGATCTGGCTCTCGGTGCTGATCGGCGCCGGCACCGGCTTCTTCGGGGCCTACATCAGCTACTTCCTCAACGGCGCGACCGGCGGCGTGATCGTGCTGCTGCAGGTGGCGCTCTTCCTCGCCGCCTTTTTCCTCGCGCCCAGGCACGGGCTGCTGGCGGCCCGCCGGCGTGCCCGGGAGGCGCTGGAATGA
- a CDS encoding metal ABC transporter permease: MIEELLLPFQLPFMQNALAVAALVSVPAALLSCFLVLKGWSLMGDAVSHAVLPGVVLAYIVGAPLGVGAFLAGMGCALATGYLQENSRIKQDTVMGVVFSGMFALGLVIYTAIATDVHLDHILFGDILGIGAADLWEAGIIGGVVTLALLAKWKDLLLHAFDPTQAKASGLPVGWLHYGLLVALSLTIVAALKAVGIILAIALLISPGATAFLLTRRFHTMLATSVAIALFCALSGTYASFWLDSAPAPTIVLAMTLCFIAAFIATVLRSRRMSTPLAPGEPAP, encoded by the coding sequence ATGATCGAGGAGCTGCTGCTGCCGTTCCAGCTGCCCTTCATGCAGAACGCGCTCGCCGTGGCGGCGCTGGTCTCCGTGCCCGCCGCGCTGCTCTCGTGCTTTCTCGTGCTCAAGGGCTGGTCGCTGATGGGCGATGCGGTCAGCCACGCCGTCCTTCCGGGCGTCGTGCTGGCCTATATCGTCGGCGCGCCCCTCGGGGTCGGGGCGTTTCTGGCCGGGATGGGCTGCGCCCTGGCCACCGGCTACCTCCAGGAGAACTCCCGCATCAAGCAGGACACGGTGATGGGCGTCGTCTTCTCCGGCATGTTCGCGCTCGGCCTCGTGATCTACACCGCCATCGCCACGGACGTGCACCTCGACCACATCCTCTTCGGCGACATCCTCGGCATCGGCGCGGCCGATCTCTGGGAGGCCGGGATCATCGGCGGCGTCGTCACCCTGGCCCTGCTCGCCAAGTGGAAGGACCTTCTGCTGCACGCCTTCGATCCGACCCAGGCCAAGGCCTCGGGGCTGCCGGTGGGCTGGCTGCATTACGGCCTGCTGGTGGCGCTCTCGCTCACCATCGTCGCTGCGTTGAAGGCGGTGGGCATCATCCTTGCCATCGCGCTGCTGATCTCGCCGGGGGCCACCGCCTTTCTGCTCACCCGGCGGTTCCACACCATGCTCGCCACCTCCGTCGCCATCGCGCTCTTCTGTGCGCTTTCCGGCACCTACGCGAGCTTCTGGCTCGATTCCGCGCCCGCGCCCACCATCGTGCTGGCAATGACGCTCTGCTTCATCGCGGCCTTCATCGCCACGGTGCTCCGCAGCCGCCGCATGAGCACGCCCCTTGCCCCCGGTGAGCCCGCGCCGTAA
- a CDS encoding AEC family transporter, which translates to MLVLTIWPLFALICLGFVLSRRGWPDAAFWPAAERLNYFILFPALLVSSLADAPLRDPALLRMGGAGLATITIAALAMWALRRTVVPARPARFGPALQGVIRFNTYIGLAVTAGLTGTAGLGQAAVYLAIAVPFVNVLSIMALSEGAGLRAAPRMARSILANPLILACLAGIALTLSGIGLPWGTDRLLDLMGRASLPLGLLCVGAALRPEALRHDMAPLVTIGALRLLAMPLMAYAVGRAFGLDGTEALVLVVFSAIPVAPTAYVLTRQLGGDGTLMAGLVTSQTLAAVATIPLVLGLLALA; encoded by the coding sequence ATGCTCGTCCTCACCATCTGGCCGCTCTTCGCGCTGATCTGCCTTGGCTTCGTGCTGTCGCGCCGGGGCTGGCCCGACGCCGCCTTCTGGCCCGCCGCCGAGCGGCTGAACTATTTCATCCTGTTCCCCGCGCTCCTCGTCTCCAGCCTTGCCGATGCGCCCCTGCGCGACCCCGCGCTGCTGCGGATGGGCGGGGCAGGGCTGGCGACGATCACGATTGCCGCCCTGGCCATGTGGGCCCTGCGCCGGACCGTCGTGCCGGCGCGGCCCGCCCGCTTTGGCCCCGCGCTGCAAGGGGTGATCCGGTTCAACACCTACATCGGCCTCGCCGTCACCGCCGGGCTCACCGGCACGGCGGGGCTGGGGCAGGCGGCGGTCTACCTCGCCATCGCGGTGCCCTTCGTCAACGTGCTCTCGATCATGGCGCTCTCCGAGGGGGCCGGGCTGCGGGCCGCGCCGCGGATGGCCCGCAGCATCCTTGCCAACCCGCTGATCCTCGCCTGCCTCGCCGGGATCGCGCTCACCCTCTCCGGCATCGGCCTGCCCTGGGGCACCGACCGCCTTCTCGACCTGATGGGGCGCGCGAGCCTGCCGCTCGGCCTGCTCTGCGTCGGCGCGGCGCTTCGGCCCGAGGCGCTCCGGCACGACATGGCCCCGCTCGTCACCATCGGCGCGCTCCGCCTGCTGGCCATGCCGCTGATGGCCTACGCGGTGGGCCGGGCCTTCGGCCTCGATGGCACAGAGGCGCTGGTGCTGGTGGTCTTCTCCGCGATCCCGGTGGCCCCCACCGCCTATGTGCTCACCCGCCAGCTCGGCGGCGATGGCACCCTGATGGCGGGCCTCGTCACCTCACAGACCCTCGCCGCCGTCGCCACGATTCCGCTGGTGCTGGGCCTGCTCGCCCTGGCCTGA
- a CDS encoding HAD family acid phosphatase yields the protein MDCVIFDIDGTLAAFDAPRLGHLVHGETKHWDRFHEAMAEAPVIEPVARLLHRLGGQGEAVVLCSGRPEGWRAHTEAWLDRMGIRHDALYLRRAEDDAASDPEVKRSALARITADGYRPWLVVDDRSSVVAFWREAGLTCLQCAPGDF from the coding sequence ATGGACTGCGTGATCTTCGATATCGACGGCACCCTTGCGGCGTTCGACGCGCCGCGCCTCGGCCATCTGGTGCATGGCGAGACCAAGCATTGGGACCGCTTTCACGAGGCCATGGCGGAGGCACCGGTGATCGAGCCGGTGGCACGGCTCCTGCACAGGCTCGGCGGGCAGGGTGAGGCGGTGGTGCTCTGCTCGGGCCGGCCGGAGGGCTGGCGCGCCCATACCGAGGCCTGGCTGGACCGGATGGGCATTCGCCACGATGCGCTCTACCTGCGGCGCGCCGAGGATGATGCCGCCAGCGACCCCGAGGTCAAGCGCAGCGCGCTGGCCAGGATCACCGCCGATGGTTACCGGCCCTGGCTGGTGGTGGATGACCGCAGCTCGGTGGTTGCCTTCTGGCGCGAGGCCGGGCTGACCTGCCTGCAATGCGCCCCGGGAGACTTCTGA
- a CDS encoding histidine phosphatase family protein has translation MTLPLQPFVVIRHGQTDANRDGRIAGRIEAQLTDTGRAAARALAGRAWPARLAVFSSPQQRARETAKLAFPHHAAWVLDGLRERDWGQFEGRPIAEAPPRLETPEGGEAWQAVIDRVAAAVAEAALRAEGHLPVLVAHSGVIRALRQITGGSAHGPSPANTTPCLFTPSGGAWRETTLDMEHEWTA, from the coding sequence GTGACCCTGCCCTTGCAGCCCTTCGTGGTGATCCGCCACGGCCAGACCGACGCCAACCGCGACGGGCGGATCGCGGGCCGCATCGAGGCGCAGCTCACCGACACCGGGCGCGCCGCCGCGCGGGCTCTTGCAGGGCGGGCATGGCCCGCGCGGCTGGCGGTGTTTTCCAGCCCGCAGCAGCGCGCGCGGGAGACGGCCAAGCTGGCCTTTCCGCACCACGCGGCATGGGTGCTCGACGGGCTGCGCGAGCGCGACTGGGGCCAGTTCGAGGGCCGCCCCATCGCCGAGGCTCCGCCGCGCCTCGAAACGCCCGAGGGCGGCGAAGCCTGGCAGGCGGTGATCGACCGGGTCGCGGCTGCCGTGGCGGAGGCCGCCCTACGGGCCGAGGGGCATCTGCCCGTCCTGGTGGCCCATTCCGGCGTGATCCGCGCCCTGCGCCAGATCACCGGCGGCAGCGCCCACGGCCCCTCGCCCGCCAACACGACACCCTGCCTCTTCACCCCGTCCGGCGGGGCCTGGCGCGAAACCACATTGGACATGGAGCACGAATGGACTGCGTGA
- a CDS encoding MBL fold metallo-hydrolase, with translation MRDAAACVAGIGTAWAEVLSGLGEKGPACIRLWTGHALWILDVGLGPEASSPFDPAWLEGAERVFISHDHIDHIGGAAHAVAAGLPIHCTAQTARALPPGAEVHLLPERGRSLIDGIPLTTGRNGHALGGVWFHFDLGGGLFFSGDWSEESRWFAFDRPPPAETAFIDCSYHLDDVPQAERRAALDREVAQAEGRQMLFPVPPSGRAGELALHLMGHGEVSLDDSCRAAIAAALEGESLGPAARRLAPPLDRPFDPAAPLLVCDTPNADGGMARKLVQDWHEAGRLGRDARVIFTGHMTAHARVICAQGGAFLRWNVHPPLRDQLAMIARLGARRFAPLFCARPEDYLIEPRFGAELVLNQRCLL, from the coding sequence ATGCGTGACGCGGCAGCCTGCGTGGCGGGCATCGGCACCGCATGGGCCGAGGTGCTCTCGGGCCTGGGCGAGAAGGGCCCGGCCTGCATCCGGCTCTGGACCGGCCATGCGCTGTGGATCCTCGACGTGGGCCTCGGCCCCGAGGCCAGCTCGCCCTTTGACCCGGCCTGGCTCGAGGGCGCGGAGCGGGTGTTCATCAGCCATGACCACATCGACCACATCGGCGGCGCGGCCCATGCCGTTGCCGCGGGCCTGCCGATCCACTGCACCGCCCAGACCGCCCGGGCCCTGCCACCGGGGGCGGAGGTGCACCTTCTGCCGGAACGCGGGCGCAGCCTGATCGACGGCATCCCCCTCACCACCGGGCGCAACGGCCATGCGCTGGGCGGCGTCTGGTTCCACTTCGATCTTGGCGGCGGGCTGTTCTTTTCGGGCGACTGGTCGGAGGAGAGCCGGTGGTTCGCCTTCGACAGGCCGCCGCCCGCCGAGACCGCCTTCATCGACTGCTCCTACCATCTCGACGACGTGCCTCAGGCCGAGCGGCGCGCCGCGCTCGACCGGGAGGTGGCGCAGGCCGAAGGACGGCAGATGCTCTTTCCGGTGCCGCCGTCGGGCCGGGCGGGAGAGCTGGCGCTGCACCTGATGGGCCACGGCGAGGTGTCGCTCGATGACAGTTGCCGCGCCGCCATTGCCGCCGCGCTGGAGGGCGAAAGCCTCGGCCCGGCCGCCCGCCGCCTCGCGCCGCCGCTCGACCGGCCCTTCGACCCGGCCGCGCCGCTCCTCGTCTGCGACACGCCCAATGCCGACGGCGGCATGGCGCGCAAGCTCGTGCAGGACTGGCACGAGGCCGGGCGGCTCGGCCGCGATGCCCGGGTGATCTTTACCGGCCATATGACCGCCCATGCGCGGGTGATCTGCGCACAGGGCGGCGCGTTCCTGCGGTGGAACGTGCACCCGCCCCTGCGCGACCAGCTGGCGATGATCGCCCGGCTGGGCGCGCGCCGTTTTGCGCCGCTGTTCTGCGCGCGGCCGGAAGACTACCTGATCGAGCCGCGGTTCGGGGCCGAGTTGGTGCTCAACCAGCGGTGCCTGTTGTGA
- a CDS encoding ABC transporter ATP-binding protein, giving the protein MAELSFCNLTKRFDGAVALDAISAEIEAGEFVALLGPSGCGKTTLLRLTAGFDQPSAGEVRIGGDLVAGPGRFVPPEAREVGIVFQSYALWPHKSVAGNVSYPLEVRRVPRAEREARVAEALALTGLTDFAARMPAQLSGGQRQRVALARCLVFEPRAVLLDEPLANLDLALRASMQEVFSMFHRRTSATMLYVTHDQGEALALADRVAVMEAGRIRQFAAPEVLYREPADSFVAGFVGDGAVVSARLTGRAERDGLWLDVLGQEVLSRSATKAPTHVSIRPEAITLRDEAPLRARVSSCTYLGGRYRLALDAAGESLVAFSAQRAAPGETLGIELRDLWAFRDAGAQPVQAPALTDA; this is encoded by the coding sequence GTGGCAGAGCTGAGCTTTTGCAACCTGACAAAGCGGTTTGACGGCGCCGTGGCGCTCGATGCCATCAGCGCCGAGATCGAGGCGGGCGAGTTCGTGGCGCTGCTCGGTCCTTCGGGCTGCGGCAAGACCACGCTGCTGCGGCTCACCGCCGGCTTCGACCAGCCGAGCGCGGGCGAGGTGCGGATCGGTGGCGACCTGGTGGCCGGGCCGGGGCGGTTCGTGCCGCCCGAAGCGCGCGAGGTAGGCATCGTGTTTCAGTCCTACGCGCTCTGGCCGCACAAGAGCGTGGCGGGCAATGTTTCCTACCCGCTGGAGGTGCGGCGGGTGCCCCGCGCAGAGCGCGAGGCCCGGGTGGCCGAGGCGCTGGCGCTGACCGGGCTCACCGATTTTGCAGCCCGCATGCCCGCGCAGCTTTCGGGCGGGCAGCGGCAGAGGGTGGCGCTGGCCCGCTGCCTGGTGTTCGAGCCCCGCGCCGTGCTGCTCGACGAGCCGCTCGCCAACCTCGACCTCGCCCTGCGCGCCTCGATGCAGGAGGTGTTCTCGATGTTTCACCGCCGCACCAGCGCCACCATGCTCTATGTCACCCACGACCAGGGCGAGGCCTTGGCCCTCGCCGACCGGGTGGCGGTGATGGAGGCCGGCCGGATCCGCCAGTTCGCCGCGCCCGAGGTGCTCTACCGCGAGCCGGCAGACAGTTTCGTGGCGGGCTTCGTGGGCGACGGGGCGGTGGTCTCGGCCCGGCTCACCGGGCGGGCGGAGCGCGATGGCCTCTGGCTCGACGTGCTGGGCCAGGAGGTGCTGTCGCGCAGCGCGACAAAGGCGCCGACCCATGTGAGCATCCGCCCCGAGGCGATCACTCTGCGCGACGAGGCCCCGCTGCGGGCCCGCGTGAGCAGCTGCACCTACCTCGGCGGGCGGTATCGCCTTGCGCTGGATGCGGCGGGCGAGAGCCTCGTGGCCTTTTCCGCACAGCGCGCCGCGCCGGGCGAGACCCTCGGGATCGAGCTGCGCGACCTCTGGGCGTTTCGCGATGCCGGGGCCCAGCCCGTGCAGGCCCCGGCGCTCACCGATGCGTGA
- a CDS encoding ABC transporter permease, with protein MSTLRANTGGSRSLDRLLPLLLLPVALIALGPVTRLLLEGVGFGEGLTTEHLTTVLTRPSTGTALLHSLVTAAGGTVLSVLIGAGFAFLVALTNIRGKGALVFCLMVPMMIPPQITALAWMQLAGPSSTLLKLLGLAPPLGSPQPLHSPGGIILLLGIQHASLVFLTLRAGLRMIPAELVEAARMSGAGPVRVWAQTVLPLSMPALIAGAAMAFVTALGNFGIPAMLGIPARYDTLPTLIYQRLVGMGPSVLPEVAVLALLIGGVAILGVLLARLVLARRSFGLVGLSGKPLALSLGRARGPVEGLLWAFIFTILALPLIALTATSLIPAYGVPLTLQTATFEAWGEALFRQPVTRRAYANSLFLAGAAAAILLALCIPLAWLIERRPSRVSRALDALVELPYALPGVVLSIACILAFINLPFTDLTLYGTIWIILLAYLARFLVIMLRPIQSSIGQLDPAMEEAAAMAGAGLGRRLRDIVLPLAAPSAAAGAILVFLTAVNELTVSALLWSSGTETLGVVIYNLEDSGETVMASAVAMSIVLLIIALMACVQAGARRFPKGVIPWQS; from the coding sequence GTGAGCACTCTGCGCGCAAATACGGGTGGCAGCCGGTCTCTCGACCGGCTGTTGCCGCTTCTGCTGCTGCCGGTCGCCCTCATCGCGCTGGGGCCGGTCACGCGGCTGCTGCTCGAGGGCGTGGGCTTTGGCGAGGGGCTGACCACCGAGCACCTGACAACCGTGCTGACCCGCCCTTCCACCGGCACCGCGCTCCTACATTCGCTGGTCACGGCGGCGGGCGGAACGGTGCTTTCGGTTCTGATCGGCGCGGGCTTCGCCTTTCTGGTCGCGCTTACCAACATTCGTGGCAAGGGCGCGCTGGTGTTCTGCCTGATGGTCCCGATGATGATCCCGCCGCAGATCACCGCGCTGGCCTGGATGCAGCTTGCCGGGCCGTCCTCGACCCTGCTCAAGCTCCTTGGCCTCGCCCCGCCGCTAGGCAGCCCGCAGCCGCTGCACTCGCCGGGCGGCATCATCCTGCTGCTGGGCATCCAGCACGCCTCGCTGGTGTTTCTTACCCTGCGCGCCGGGCTGCGGATGATCCCGGCGGAGCTGGTCGAGGCGGCGCGCATGTCGGGCGCCGGGCCGGTGCGGGTCTGGGCGCAAACGGTGCTGCCGCTCTCCATGCCCGCGCTCATCGCCGGGGCCGCCATGGCCTTTGTCACCGCGCTGGGCAACTTCGGCATCCCTGCGATGCTGGGCATCCCCGCCCGCTACGACACGCTGCCCACCCTGATCTACCAGCGCCTCGTGGGCATGGGGCCCTCGGTGCTGCCCGAGGTGGCGGTGCTGGCGCTGCTGATCGGCGGCGTCGCCATCCTGGGCGTCCTGCTCGCACGGCTGGTGCTGGCGCGGCGCAGCTTCGGGCTCGTGGGCCTGTCGGGCAAGCCGCTGGCGCTCTCGCTCGGGCGGGCGCGCGGGCCGGTGGAAGGACTGCTCTGGGCCTTCATCTTCACCATCCTCGCGCTGCCGCTGATCGCGCTCACCGCCACCTCGCTGATCCCGGCCTACGGCGTGCCGCTGACCCTTCAGACCGCGACCTTCGAGGCCTGGGGCGAGGCGCTCTTCCGCCAGCCTGTCACGCGGCGGGCCTATGCGAACTCGCTCTTCCTGGCCGGGGCGGCGGCGGCGATCCTGCTCGCGCTCTGCATCCCGCTGGCCTGGCTCATCGAGCGCCGCCCCAGCCGGGTGAGCCGGGCGCTGGATGCGCTGGTCGAACTGCCCTACGCGCTGCCGGGCGTGGTGCTGTCGATCGCCTGCATCCTGGCCTTCATCAACCTGCCCTTCACCGACCTCACCCTCTACGGCACGATCTGGATCATCCTGCTGGCCTATCTCGCCCGGTTCCTCGTGATCATGCTGCGCCCGATCCAGTCGAGCATCGGTCAGCTCGACCCGGCGATGGAGGAAGCGGCGGCGATGGCCGGCGCGGGGCTGGGCCGGCGGCTGCGAGATATCGTGCTGCCGCTCGCCGCCCCCTCGGCGGCGGCGGGGGCGATCCTGGTGTTTCTCACCGCGGTCAACGAGTTGACCGTCTCGGCCCTGCTCTGGTCGTCGGGCACCGAAACGCTGGGCGTGGTCATCTACAACCTCGAAGACAGCGGCGAAACCGTGATGGCCTCGGCTGTCGCCATGTCGATCGTGCTTCTCATCATCGCGCTGATGGCCTGCGTGCAGGCCGGGGCGCGGCGCTTTCCGAAAGGGGTGATCCCGTGGCAGAGCTGA